One genomic window of Nicotiana sylvestris chromosome 10, ASM39365v2, whole genome shotgun sequence includes the following:
- the LOC138879646 gene encoding uncharacterized protein: MRGLGGQVSVAYKDLCLFLDVQLSAGFKMPKFDLYDGHGDPVAQLRGFCSKMRGAGGKDELLMAYFSHSLSGLVLEWYTRQDHERWYTWDDLAQAFAGHFQYNPEIIPERLSLTKLEKKHSESFREYGFRWREQAARVDPPMKESEMVDYFLQALEPTYFSHLVLAIGKSFNEVVKMGAMVEEGLKSNKIMSYSAIKATTHAIQNGTGGTIGKNKKEDAVTVESGAWFEPRSSPHLYYQPCPHHQTYPYTPYNPPQHYYPLPDSHFSVHHVQTYSQPQAHAQWHAPAPQNTYPAPQNAYPPSKAYRNPTGSSFRPNQAFKNERLHKKKTFTPLGESYTSLFHRLRQLGMLSPIKQKLPNHLPRNLDHSVNCEYCSGAPGHDTEKCWQLKTTIQELIDTNRIEVQLRRRPISTRIHCRPIMRQI; this comes from the coding sequence atgcgggggttgggaggtcaagtaagtgtggcctacaaagacctATGTTTGTTTCTAGATGTGCAATTgtcggcagggtttaagatgcccaagtttgatttgtacgatgggcatggtgatccaGTAGCGCAATTGAGAgggttttgtagcaaaatgaggggagctggagggaaagatgaattgctaatggcatattttagtCATAGTCTTAGTGGTTTAGtgttggaatggtatacccggcAAGATCACgaaagatggtacacatgggatgatctagcccaggcatttgctggtcatttccagtacaatcccGAAATCATTCCGGAACGACTATCCttgacaaaacttgagaaaaagcacagtgaaagtttcagagagtatggtttccgttggagagagcaagcagcgcgggttgaccctccgatgaaagaaagtgaaatggtagatTATTTCCTGCAGGCCTTAGAGCCCACTTATTTCAGTCATCTAGTATTggctataggcaagtccttcaacgaagtggtgaaaatgggggccatggtagaagaagggctcaagtccaacaaaatcatgagttactcagctattaaggcaaccacccatgccattcaaaacggtactgggggaaCGATtggaaagaataaaaaagaggATGCCGTAACAGTTGAGTCAGGAGCTTGGTTCGAGCCTAGGAGTTCACCTCACCTTTATTATCAACCTTGTCCCCACCATCAAACCTACCCTTATACCCCGTATAATCCACCTCAACACTATTACCCACTACCAGACtctcatttttctgtccaccatgtccaaacatacagccaacctcaggctcacgcacaatggcatgcgccagccccacaaaatacatacccagctccacaaaatgcctatccaccctcaaAAGCCTATCGAAACCCTACTGGATCAAGTTTCCGACCCAACCAAGCATTCAAGAACGAGAGGTTGCataagaagaaaaccttcactccattaggagaatcttataccagtttgttccacagatTGCGACAGTTaggtatgctgagtccgatcaAGCAAAAACTGCCAAATCATCTCCCAAGGAATCTTGATCATTCTGTGaattgtgaatattgttctggtgctccggggcacgacacagagaaatgctggcaattgaaaacaactattcaagagctcattgatactaatcggattgaagTCCAGCTCCGGAGacgcccaatatcaaccagaatccattgccggcccatcatgagacaaatatga